A stretch of Rhodohalobacter mucosus DNA encodes these proteins:
- the mtnA gene encoding S-methyl-5-thioribose-1-phosphate isomerase, which produces MTFTSPFKSLEWQNDRLRILDQTFLPEREVYADLDSAGQVWEAIKKLRVRGAPAIGIAGAYGLYLGIRELTNLNGFDSFYRECKRISDYLNSSRPTAVNLSWALQRMMDVIYAKKDQSIDELKQLALQTAKTIHDEDRRLCKSIGEHGLEIVPDRARILTHCNTGGLATGEFGTAFSVILHAFHAGKLEHVWVDETRPLLQGARLTTWELQQAEIPFTLNIDSAAGFLMQTGKVDLVITGADRITANGDAANKIGTYTLAVLAKEHDIPFYIAAPYSTIDLKLENGESIEIELRDEDEVTHFGNKRTAPKKVEVYNPAFDVTPGRLISGIITEKGIVHPDYSKSLRTLFQD; this is translated from the coding sequence ATGACTTTCACATCCCCATTTAAATCCCTTGAATGGCAGAACGATCGCTTGCGCATCCTCGATCAGACATTCCTGCCCGAAAGGGAAGTTTACGCTGACCTTGATTCTGCCGGACAGGTCTGGGAAGCCATCAAAAAGCTTCGCGTGCGCGGCGCTCCGGCCATCGGTATTGCGGGTGCATACGGCCTTTACCTTGGAATCCGTGAATTAACCAATCTGAATGGTTTTGACAGTTTTTATCGGGAGTGTAAACGCATTTCGGACTACCTCAACTCTTCCAGGCCTACTGCAGTGAACCTATCATGGGCTCTGCAGAGAATGATGGACGTGATCTACGCCAAAAAGGATCAATCCATTGACGAGCTGAAACAGCTGGCGCTTCAAACGGCAAAAACAATTCACGACGAAGACCGCAGGCTCTGCAAATCAATCGGAGAGCATGGACTTGAGATAGTGCCCGACCGCGCACGCATTCTCACCCACTGTAATACGGGCGGACTGGCGACGGGCGAGTTCGGAACGGCTTTTTCCGTTATCCTTCACGCCTTCCATGCGGGCAAGCTGGAACACGTGTGGGTGGATGAAACACGACCGCTTCTGCAGGGAGCACGGCTCACCACATGGGAGCTTCAGCAGGCGGAAATTCCCTTTACCCTTAATATTGACTCGGCGGCCGGATTCCTGATGCAGACCGGAAAAGTGGACCTGGTCATAACCGGGGCTGACCGCATCACCGCAAACGGGGACGCAGCCAATAAAATAGGTACCTATACGCTGGCAGTGCTTGCAAAAGAGCATGATATCCCTTTCTACATCGCAGCACCCTACTCCACCATCGATCTAAAACTGGAAAATGGCGAAAGCATTGAAATAGAGCTTCGCGATGAGGACGAAGTGACCCATTTTGGAAATAAGCGCACAGCCCCCAAAAAAGTGGAGGTTTACAATCCCGCATTTGATGTAACTCCTGGAAGGCTGATCTCGGGAATCATAACGGAAAAAGGAATAGTACACCCCGATTACAGTAAAAGCCTTCGGACACTTTTTCAGGACTAA
- a CDS encoding acyl-CoA dehydrogenase produces MARNPFNIDDAYLFESELSEDDKMIMETARDYAQSKLEPRALKGNQEEIFDMEIAKEMGDLGLLGATIDPKYGGVGASQTAYGLVAREVERVDSGYRSFMSVQSSLVMYPISIFGTEDQKQRFLPRLATGEIIGCFGLTEPDHGSDPGSMVTTAVKTDGGWIMNGAKMWITNSPISDVAVVWAKAKEHKDDKPVIRGFLVEKGMDGFSAPVTHNKMSLRASSTGELVFEDVFIPDENVFPDIRGLKGPFMCLNSARYGIAWGAVGAAEFCYQKARQYVLDRKQFGKPIAANQLPQTKLANMLTDITSMQMLAWRLGKLKDEGRDHPSMTSLAKRNNVGKALEIARVARDMHGGNGITGEYRVIHHMVNLESVNTYEGTYDIHGLILGREITGIQAFTPKGND; encoded by the coding sequence ATGGCACGAAACCCCTTTAATATTGATGACGCCTACCTGTTTGAATCGGAGCTTTCCGAAGATGACAAAATGATCATGGAAACCGCGCGCGATTATGCCCAGTCGAAGCTGGAACCGCGTGCCCTGAAAGGCAACCAGGAAGAAATTTTTGATATGGAGATCGCCAAAGAGATGGGCGACCTCGGCCTGCTGGGTGCCACCATCGATCCCAAGTACGGCGGCGTGGGTGCCAGCCAGACGGCCTACGGACTCGTTGCCCGCGAGGTGGAACGGGTCGATTCGGGCTACCGGTCATTCATGTCGGTGCAGTCATCCCTGGTGATGTATCCCATTTCCATTTTTGGTACCGAGGACCAGAAACAGCGTTTTTTACCGCGTCTTGCAACCGGTGAAATCATCGGGTGCTTTGGACTCACGGAACCTGATCACGGTTCTGACCCGGGATCTATGGTAACCACTGCCGTAAAGACCGATGGCGGATGGATCATGAACGGCGCCAAAATGTGGATCACCAACTCCCCCATTTCGGACGTTGCCGTGGTCTGGGCTAAAGCCAAAGAGCACAAGGATGACAAGCCGGTGATCCGCGGTTTCCTCGTGGAAAAGGGCATGGATGGATTCTCAGCGCCGGTTACACACAACAAGATGAGCCTCCGCGCCTCTTCCACCGGCGAACTGGTGTTCGAGGATGTATTCATTCCCGACGAGAACGTGTTTCCCGATATACGAGGGTTAAAAGGCCCTTTTATGTGCCTGAACAGCGCACGGTACGGCATCGCATGGGGAGCGGTCGGAGCCGCTGAATTCTGCTATCAAAAGGCCCGGCAGTACGTTCTCGACCGCAAGCAGTTCGGCAAGCCGATAGCGGCCAACCAGCTGCCTCAAACCAAGCTGGCCAATATGCTTACCGACATCACCTCGATGCAGATGCTGGCATGGCGTTTGGGCAAGCTCAAGGATGAGGGACGCGATCATCCCTCCATGACCTCCCTGGCAAAGCGAAACAATGTGGGCAAGGCACTCGAAATTGCCCGTGTAGCCCGCGATATGCACGGCGGCAACGGCATCACCGGCGAGTACCGCGTGATCCACCACATGGTGAACCTGGAGTCCGTAAACACCTACGAGGGTACCTACGATATCCACGGACTCATCCTGGGCCGCGAAATTACCGGCATCCAGGCGTTTACGCCGAAAGGGAACGATTGA
- a CDS encoding alpha-amylase family glycosyl hydrolase has product MENPYKPQPFVTISTPEWAKEAAIYQINTRQFTPEGTFQAAEKHLPRLKELGVDILWLMPVHEIGVQNRKGSLGSPYSVRDYYSVNPEFGTKDDLKHFISRAQASGFRVILDWVPNHTAWDNPLVQEHPEWYARDWKGDFRPTPWWDWDDIIELDYSHTGLREYMAEAMTYWIREVGFDGFRMDVAGFVPNDFWARVRKELDEIKPVFMLAEWDARDLHAKAFDMTYAWSWWDAVKAVSTGGGSLQQLFMYYSWNERAYPDEAIRMTFVTNHDKNAWEGTMFENFGHALEAAIALSVVGEGMPLIYNGQEAGNDRALAFFEKDPIEWKDHPIGTLYRKMIRLMKENQALWHGRWGGRMIRVPNSSEEKVISFVRMKNGNKVFAVINFSEKEKEIQFSGDLFPGSYLDTEAGNKLTLKKDSTLKVQPGGFRIFTARPGS; this is encoded by the coding sequence ATGGAAAACCCCTATAAGCCTCAACCCTTTGTTACCATCTCAACCCCTGAATGGGCGAAGGAAGCTGCAATCTATCAAATTAATACGCGTCAATTTACCCCAGAGGGAACCTTTCAAGCAGCTGAGAAGCACCTGCCGCGGCTCAAAGAGCTTGGAGTGGATATTCTCTGGCTGATGCCTGTGCATGAGATCGGCGTTCAAAACCGAAAAGGATCGCTGGGCAGTCCCTATTCGGTGAGGGACTATTACAGCGTGAATCCGGAATTCGGTACAAAGGATGATCTGAAGCATTTTATCAGCCGGGCCCAGGCTTCAGGCTTCAGGGTGATTCTGGATTGGGTACCCAACCATACGGCCTGGGATAACCCGCTTGTGCAGGAACATCCCGAATGGTATGCGCGTGACTGGAAAGGGGATTTCAGGCCTACTCCGTGGTGGGATTGGGACGACATCATCGAACTGGATTACAGCCACACGGGGCTCCGTGAATATATGGCTGAAGCCATGACATACTGGATACGTGAAGTGGGATTCGACGGGTTCAGGATGGACGTAGCCGGTTTTGTGCCAAACGATTTCTGGGCTCGCGTCAGAAAAGAACTGGATGAAATCAAACCGGTATTTATGCTTGCAGAGTGGGATGCGCGCGATCTGCATGCGAAAGCCTTTGATATGACCTACGCCTGGAGCTGGTGGGATGCGGTGAAAGCAGTGTCAACCGGCGGAGGTTCGCTTCAGCAGCTTTTCATGTACTATTCATGGAATGAACGGGCATATCCAGATGAGGCCATACGGATGACCTTTGTGACCAACCACGACAAGAATGCATGGGAGGGAACCATGTTTGAGAACTTTGGCCATGCGCTGGAAGCGGCCATTGCTCTCTCTGTGGTGGGTGAAGGGATGCCGCTGATCTACAACGGACAGGAAGCGGGCAACGACCGTGCGCTGGCTTTCTTTGAAAAAGACCCGATCGAGTGGAAAGACCATCCGATTGGTACCCTCTACAGGAAAATGATCCGCCTCATGAAGGAAAATCAGGCTTTATGGCATGGCCGCTGGGGCGGGCGGATGATACGGGTGCCGAATAGCTCCGAGGAAAAGGTTATCAGTTTTGTGAGAATGAAGAATGGAAACAAGGTTTTTGCTGTGATTAACTTTTCGGAAAAAGAGAAGGAAATTCAGTTCAGTGGCGATCTGTTTCCCGGAAGCTATCTGGATACAGAAGCTGGCAATAAACTGACTCTGAAAAAGGATTCAACACTCAAGGTTCAGCCCGGAGGATTCCGGATTTTTACGGCTAGGCCCGGTTCATAA
- a CDS encoding carbonic anhydrase family protein: MKLIIPAILLFFAACSGADMNSQSASAEAELVDDVMTQEDQQALTADEILQDLQEGNERYVNNNLTPRDYSAQVSKTADGQYPEAVVISCIDSRVPVEHVFDKGVGDIFVARVAGNFVNEDILGSTEFATAVAGSKVILVMGHEHCGAVKSAIDDVQMGNITAMLSKIKPAVERTEEGYEGETTTENDSFVTDVVNNNVRYTIEQMRERSPIIAELERNGDVVIAGAFYDLDTGRVTMLD; this comes from the coding sequence ATGAAATTAATCATTCCGGCAATTCTTCTCTTTTTCGCAGCCTGTTCGGGCGCTGATATGAATTCACAGTCCGCATCAGCTGAAGCTGAACTTGTTGATGACGTCATGACGCAGGAAGATCAGCAGGCTTTGACAGCCGATGAAATCCTTCAGGATTTACAGGAAGGAAACGAGCGCTATGTAAACAATAATCTTACACCGCGCGACTACTCTGCTCAAGTCAGCAAAACCGCGGATGGTCAGTACCCTGAAGCTGTTGTCATCTCCTGCATTGACAGCCGCGTGCCCGTTGAGCATGTGTTTGACAAAGGCGTTGGCGACATCTTCGTAGCGCGTGTCGCCGGTAACTTCGTAAACGAGGATATACTTGGCAGCACGGAATTTGCCACTGCCGTAGCGGGATCCAAAGTGATACTTGTTATGGGCCACGAACATTGTGGTGCTGTTAAATCAGCCATTGACGACGTTCAGATGGGCAACATTACGGCCATGCTTTCTAAAATCAAGCCTGCTGTAGAACGTACAGAGGAAGGTTACGAGGGTGAAACCACCACGGAAAATGACAGCTTTGTAACCGATGTAGTAAACAACAATGTTCGCTACACCATCGAGCAAATGCGTGAGCGAAGCCCAATCATTGCAGAACTGGAAAGAAACGGTGATGTTGTGATTGCCGGTGCCTTTTATGATCTGGATACAGGCCGTGTTACCATGCTCGACTAA
- a CDS encoding transferase hexapeptide repeat family protein has protein sequence MIYEFKGYKPVIHESAYIHPLAAVTGNVIIGRDVYIGPGAAIRGDWGKIVIEDGCNVQENCTIHMFPGVTVTLHKAAHIGHGAIIHGSTIGENTLVGMNAVVMDNVTVGKECIIGALAFLKEGMTIPDRKVVVGNPAKIVKDVTDEMAAWKTEGTGWYQRLPKQLHETLKECEPLREIPEDRNDQEPGYQTWKSRKKSS, from the coding sequence ATGATCTACGAATTCAAAGGCTACAAGCCCGTCATTCATGAATCGGCCTACATCCATCCTCTCGCTGCAGTGACCGGAAATGTGATTATCGGGCGGGATGTCTATATCGGTCCCGGTGCGGCGATCCGGGGCGACTGGGGCAAGATCGTGATTGAAGACGGCTGCAACGTTCAGGAGAACTGCACCATTCATATGTTTCCGGGCGTGACGGTAACGCTGCACAAGGCGGCACACATCGGGCACGGGGCCATTATTCACGGCTCCACCATCGGTGAAAACACCCTGGTGGGCATGAACGCGGTGGTAATGGATAATGTGACGGTCGGGAAAGAGTGTATTATCGGAGCACTCGCATTTCTGAAGGAAGGGATGACCATTCCGGACCGGAAGGTGGTGGTGGGCAATCCCGCTAAAATCGTGAAGGATGTCACCGACGAGATGGCAGCCTGGAAAACAGAGGGTACCGGCTGGTATCAGCGCCTGCCGAAGCAGCTGCACGAAACGCTAAAAGAGTGTGAACCGCTTCGCGAAATTCCCGAAGACAGAAACGATCAGGAGCCGGGCTACCAAACCTGGAAATCAAGGAAAAAGTCCTCTTAA
- a CDS encoding L-lactate dehydrogenase — translation MEKSEHQNWRSRKVAIVGAGAVGATFAYAMAQNGSADEICLIDLNEELCKGQVLDLSHGLPFYPTINIYAGSEKDYADADVIVITAGAAQKKGETRLDLLKKNSVIIEGIVDQITAQNSQAVIVVVTNPVDILTKIALERSGWDRSRVIGSGTVLDSSRFKYLLSEFFDVYVGSIHAYVLGEHGDSEFAAWSMANISGVQLDEYSRQLGIKDWDHEKEKIEHEVRNSAYHIIDYKGATNFGVGLALVQIVSAILKNQRRVLTVSYHLEGEYGIENISLATPCLITQHGVESIVGTELTDDEQNKLFRSAEVLTSEYDSLKA, via the coding sequence GCGAACATCAAAACTGGCGTTCAAGAAAAGTGGCCATTGTAGGGGCGGGAGCCGTAGGAGCCACATTTGCATATGCCATGGCCCAGAACGGGTCGGCTGACGAAATCTGTCTCATCGACCTGAACGAGGAACTATGCAAGGGGCAGGTTCTGGACTTGTCGCACGGGCTTCCGTTTTACCCGACAATCAATATCTACGCCGGTTCCGAAAAAGATTACGCTGATGCGGATGTGATCGTAATCACTGCGGGTGCAGCCCAGAAAAAAGGCGAAACCAGACTCGATCTTCTCAAAAAAAACAGTGTTATCATCGAAGGTATCGTTGATCAGATTACGGCACAAAACTCACAGGCGGTTATTGTCGTTGTAACCAATCCGGTGGATATCCTTACAAAAATTGCTCTCGAACGATCGGGATGGGACCGGAGCCGGGTTATCGGTTCGGGTACGGTACTCGACAGTTCACGTTTTAAATATCTGCTCAGTGAGTTTTTTGATGTTTACGTGGGAAGCATTCATGCGTATGTTCTGGGCGAACATGGTGACAGTGAGTTTGCAGCATGGTCGATGGCCAATATCTCCGGTGTTCAGCTGGATGAATATTCCAGACAACTTGGAATAAAAGACTGGGATCATGAAAAGGAAAAAATTGAGCACGAAGTCAGAAATTCCGCCTATCACATTATTGACTACAAGGGTGCAACCAATTTTGGAGTCGGACTTGCCCTGGTTCAGATCGTAAGTGCGATTCTGAAGAATCAAAGAAGGGTGTTGACGGTATCGTATCACCTTGAGGGTGAATATGGTATTGAAAACATAAGCCTGGCAACTCCCTGCCTGATCACACAACACGGTGTAGAATCCATTGTGGGTACCGAACTTACTGATGATGAGCAGAATAAGCTGTTTCGATCTGCAGAGGTGTTAACATCGGAGTATGACTCCCTTAAAGCGTAA
- a CDS encoding phospho-sugar mutase, producing MKELDQNVQNRVNAWLEGNYDEEAQADIRKMLDEEKYDELTDAFYKDLEFGTGGLRGIMGVGTNRVNRYTLGMATQGLSNYLKKVYPDDEISVAIAHDSRNNATIFARVVADVFSANGIKVFYFESLRPTPELSFAIRELGCKSGVMLTASHNPKEYSGYKAYWDDGCQVLPPHDKNIIREVQAIESVDQVNFEGDEDLIELIGPDMDEKFIDTVVSTSVNRDVIKKQHDLNIVFSPIHGTAVDIVPRALRKLGFDNVNLVEEQCTIDGDFPTVVYPNPEEEEALSMALEQARESDADLVMATDPDADRVGIAVKNEKGEFELLNGNQTAVLLFHYLLTAWEEAGKFRGNEYIVKTIVTTYLIDKIAASMNVTCYNVLTGFKYIGDLMTKKLGEEVFIAGGEESYGYLVGDHVRDKDAVVSCTMIAEMAAHYKEQGRSLYEALIDVYTEYGFYKEELISLTKKGKKGAEEIKAIMEKLRYQPPSEIAGFKVKAIRDYLMQTEKHVESGRVNSIDFPASNVLQFITLDDYIISARPSGTEPKIKFYISVNGRLDSREEYRQKEKELDQLIGKIRKGLDF from the coding sequence ATGAAAGAACTTGACCAAAACGTGCAAAACCGGGTGAATGCCTGGCTGGAAGGGAATTATGATGAGGAGGCCCAGGCTGATATCCGAAAAATGCTTGATGAGGAAAAATACGATGAGCTGACCGATGCCTTTTATAAGGATCTGGAGTTCGGTACCGGCGGACTCCGGGGGATTATGGGTGTGGGTACCAACCGGGTAAACCGCTATACGCTGGGCATGGCAACGCAGGGGCTAAGCAACTACCTGAAAAAAGTGTATCCTGATGACGAGATCAGCGTGGCCATCGCTCACGACAGCCGCAACAATGCCACGATCTTTGCACGCGTTGTGGCGGATGTTTTTTCCGCAAACGGTATCAAGGTATTCTATTTCGAATCTCTGAGACCAACTCCCGAGCTTTCGTTTGCCATTCGCGAACTTGGATGCAAGAGCGGAGTGATGCTGACAGCGTCCCACAACCCGAAGGAGTACAGCGGATATAAGGCGTACTGGGATGATGGCTGCCAGGTGCTGCCGCCGCACGACAAGAATATCATCCGTGAAGTTCAGGCCATTGAAAGCGTTGACCAGGTAAATTTTGAGGGAGATGAAGATCTGATAGAGCTCATTGGTCCGGACATGGATGAAAAGTTCATCGATACGGTTGTCTCCACATCCGTGAACCGGGATGTGATCAAAAAGCAGCACGACCTCAATATCGTCTTTTCCCCCATCCACGGTACGGCTGTTGATATCGTGCCCCGCGCTCTAAGGAAGCTCGGTTTTGACAATGTAAACCTGGTGGAAGAGCAGTGCACCATCGACGGTGATTTTCCAACCGTTGTCTATCCGAATCCTGAGGAAGAAGAGGCACTCAGCATGGCGCTGGAACAGGCCCGTGAATCCGACGCCGACCTGGTGATGGCCACCGACCCGGATGCCGACCGCGTGGGCATTGCGGTAAAGAACGAAAAAGGGGAGTTTGAGCTGCTGAACGGCAATCAGACGGCTGTACTCCTGTTTCACTACCTGCTGACGGCCTGGGAAGAGGCAGGCAAGTTTCGGGGAAATGAGTACATCGTCAAGACCATTGTAACCACCTACCTGATCGATAAGATTGCCGCTTCAATGAACGTAACCTGTTACAATGTGCTCACAGGGTTCAAGTATATTGGCGACCTTATGACGAAAAAACTGGGTGAAGAGGTCTTTATCGCAGGCGGTGAGGAGAGCTACGGCTACCTGGTGGGCGACCACGTTCGCGATAAGGATGCGGTGGTATCGTGCACGATGATTGCAGAGATGGCCGCGCACTATAAAGAGCAGGGCCGGTCCCTGTATGAAGCGCTGATTGATGTCTACACCGAATACGGATTCTACAAGGAGGAGCTGATCTCCCTTACAAAAAAAGGAAAGAAGGGCGCGGAAGAGATCAAGGCGATTATGGAAAAACTGCGGTATCAGCCGCCGTCCGAGATTGCGGGCTTCAAGGTGAAAGCCATTCGCGACTATCTGATGCAAACCGAAAAGCATGTGGAGTCGGGACGGGTGAACAGTATCGATTTCCCTGCATCCAACGTACTGCAGTTTATCACTTTGGATGATTATATCATCTCCGCCAGGCCCTCGGGAACCGAACCGAAGATCAAGTTCTACATCAGTGTGAATGGCAGGCTAGATTCACGGGAAGAGTACCGGCAGAAAGAGAAAGAGCTGGATCAGCTTATCGGGAAAATAAGGAAGGGTCTGGATTTTTAA
- a CDS encoding DUF6340 family protein: MKQTLSVFLLMLFTGCSATNTLTLSVMEPAAVHLSPEVERVGVLNRTLSEEPQRALETLDQIFSVKGPELDSLGAEAGLDALKRELSMNNRFSDVVFVRAVWLENTPYGTFPSPLSWDHAERISRENDVQAIFSLEYYDTDSNIGYSTRTVMVEGPLGIEVPVLEHIAEVQTSLEAGWRVYDSEAMLIRDEFLTGDEVLTIGSGINPGEAVKALSGRTEAVQAVSREMGMAYAQRVLPYWIRVERDYFVKGNDQFELAKRRAQTGNWEGAGEIWFRQTLHSDPRIAGRAHYNMGIISEINGNLEEAIDWVRMAYEDYGEKRALDYLRILQNRLAADAVLKHQQTQ, from the coding sequence ATGAAACAGACGCTGTCCGTTTTTTTACTGATGTTATTTACAGGATGCAGTGCGACCAACACTCTAACACTCAGCGTGATGGAACCTGCGGCTGTTCATTTATCTCCTGAAGTTGAGCGGGTGGGAGTGCTCAACAGAACGCTCTCCGAAGAGCCGCAGAGAGCACTGGAAACCCTTGATCAAATCTTTTCTGTGAAGGGTCCCGAACTTGATAGCCTGGGGGCCGAAGCCGGCCTTGACGCACTGAAAAGGGAGCTCTCTATGAACAACCGGTTTAGTGACGTTGTGTTTGTACGGGCAGTTTGGCTTGAGAATACGCCATACGGTACTTTTCCCTCTCCGCTTAGCTGGGATCATGCAGAACGTATCTCCCGCGAGAATGATGTGCAGGCGATCTTTTCACTTGAGTACTATGATACGGACTCCAACATCGGATACTCCACCAGAACTGTGATGGTAGAAGGACCGCTCGGTATCGAAGTACCGGTTCTTGAGCATATTGCAGAAGTGCAGACATCGTTGGAAGCCGGCTGGCGAGTGTACGATAGTGAGGCCATGCTGATCAGAGATGAGTTTCTTACGGGAGATGAGGTCCTTACCATAGGCAGCGGAATCAATCCCGGTGAAGCAGTAAAGGCACTTAGCGGACGCACAGAAGCTGTTCAGGCGGTAAGCCGGGAGATGGGTATGGCTTATGCACAGCGGGTTCTTCCTTACTGGATACGTGTTGAACGGGACTATTTTGTAAAAGGCAACGATCAGTTTGAGCTTGCAAAACGACGGGCACAGACCGGCAACTGGGAAGGGGCAGGGGAGATTTGGTTCAGACAAACGCTGCATTCGGATCCCAGGATAGCCGGCCGGGCTCATTACAACATGGGCATCATTTCGGAAATAAACGGCAATCTGGAAGAAGCTATCGATTGGGTACGAATGGCCTATGAAGATTACGGGGAAAAGAGAGCACTCGACTACCTGCGGATTTTGCAGAACCGCCTTGCCGCTGACGCAGTACTGAAACATCAGCAGACTCAATAG
- a CDS encoding acyl-CoA dehydrogenase family protein, producing the protein MALDVLENTASLSFDLTDDQSMIRDTIRDFADRHIAPGVIERDNSKKFPHDIVKMLADQGLMGIYHEEQYGGAGFDTVSFCLALEEIGRWDASLALTVASHTSLGSGHIALAGSHEQKLKFLTPLAQGEKLAAWCLTEPGSGSDASGMKTTAVRDGDHWIINGSKIFITQGSVGDTYVVLAKTDPNKGTKGISAFIVERSMEGVKPGEPMHKLGMNSSDTTEVVFDNVKIPAGNLLGELGMGFVDTMKVLDGGRIGIGALSVGIARGALEESMKYAKERKQFGRSIGDFQAIEHKMVNMAVEIEAARLLVHKAAWLKDKGRPFTKEASMAKLFASEMAERATLDAVQIHGGYGYTKEYHVERFMRDVKLMTIGEGTSEIQRLILARELKNEMGYNS; encoded by the coding sequence ATGGCCTTAGACGTACTTGAAAACACAGCTTCACTATCATTCGACCTGACCGACGATCAGTCGATGATTCGCGACACCATTCGCGACTTTGCCGATCGCCACATCGCCCCGGGCGTGATCGAGCGCGACAATTCCAAGAAATTTCCACATGATATTGTAAAAATGCTGGCCGATCAGGGCCTGATGGGCATCTACCACGAAGAGCAGTACGGCGGTGCCGGATTCGATACCGTCAGCTTCTGCCTGGCGTTGGAAGAGATCGGCAGGTGGGATGCATCCCTGGCGCTCACCGTCGCTTCGCATACATCACTTGGCAGCGGACACATCGCCCTTGCCGGATCACATGAACAAAAATTGAAATTTCTTACCCCCCTGGCACAGGGTGAAAAGCTGGCCGCCTGGTGCCTGACCGAGCCGGGTTCAGGCAGCGACGCCTCCGGTATGAAAACAACGGCCGTCAGGGATGGCGACCACTGGATCATCAACGGTTCCAAAATATTTATCACTCAGGGCTCTGTGGGCGACACCTATGTGGTGCTGGCAAAGACCGATCCCAATAAAGGCACGAAGGGCATCAGTGCGTTCATCGTGGAGCGGTCCATGGAGGGAGTGAAGCCCGGTGAGCCGATGCATAAGCTGGGGATGAACTCCTCCGACACCACCGAGGTGGTTTTTGATAATGTAAAAATACCGGCAGGCAATCTGCTTGGCGAGTTGGGCATGGGCTTCGTGGATACGATGAAAGTACTCGACGGCGGACGAATCGGTATCGGCGCGCTTTCGGTGGGTATTGCCCGCGGCGCATTGGAAGAGTCGATGAAGTACGCCAAAGAGCGCAAGCAGTTTGGCCGGTCGATCGGTGATTTTCAGGCAATTGAACACAAAATGGTGAATATGGCGGTGGAGATCGAAGCGGCACGTCTGCTGGTTCACAAAGCCGCATGGCTGAAGGATAAGGGACGTCCCTTCACCAAAGAGGCCTCCATGGCCAAACTCTTTGCGTCCGAAATGGCCGAACGAGCCACGCTCGATGCGGTACAGATTCACGGCGGCTACGGCTACACCAAGGAGTACCACGTAGAGCGGTTCATGCGCGACGTGAAACTGATGACCATCGGCGAGGGCACGTCCGAGATCCAGCGGTTGATTCTTGCAAGAGAATTGAAGAATGAAATGGGTTATAACTCCTGA
- a CDS encoding DUF2914 domain-containing protein — MMKSILGTAILLLAFQSVASGQTIAVEEFEFGTAVENRQIVNADSAFSADVGQVFCFTRITGAESETSVTHIWYLDGVEMATVELPVRGTDWRTWSSKTIFSDWTGEWSVDVLDAEGNMLMSKSFTVGM, encoded by the coding sequence ATGATGAAATCAATTTTAGGTACTGCTATACTACTTCTTGCTTTTCAGTCTGTTGCTTCAGGCCAGACAATAGCTGTAGAGGAATTTGAATTCGGAACGGCTGTTGAAAATCGTCAGATCGTAAATGCAGACTCCGCCTTTTCAGCCGATGTAGGGCAGGTTTTTTGTTTTACACGAATAACGGGTGCAGAGTCGGAAACATCCGTAACCCACATCTGGTATCTTGATGGGGTTGAAATGGCTACTGTTGAGCTGCCGGTTCGCGGAACCGACTGGAGGACCTGGAGTTCCAAAACCATATTCTCTGACTGGACGGGAGAATGGAGTGTGGATGTGCTCGACGCTGAAGGGAATATGCTGATGAGCAAATCATTTACGGTTGGGATGTAA